From a region of the Vairimorpha necatrix chromosome 4, complete sequence genome:
- a CDS encoding integrase catalytic domain-containing protein — MESGTERNEEKEAEDSFNKSNIVYATSMKADVFALDSKIQEKINFMGTDVVLKSAGEDKMGVLNNVRLTACVDAVLEDKEVSVEEVLKKHEITTGLVETFNGNFIRKLRNCVDLVRLIRDQLEKARQGYLNGDFVMFNDKSVSRDKLDPKYTRKGEILEKMFETARLKLNDGGVVVSNKDR; from the exons ATGGAATCTGGCACGGAGAGGAATGAGGAAAAGGAAGCGGAAGAtagttttaataaaagcAATATAGTTTATGCTACTTCTATGAAAGCTGATGTGTTTGCATTAGACTC AaaaatacaagaaaaaattaactttATGGGTACTGATGTGGTTTTAAAGTCGGCAGGAGAAGATAAAATGGgtgttttaaataatgtTAGGTT AACTGCTTGTGTTGATGCAGTATTAGAGGATAAGGAAGTGTCAGTGGAAGAGGTTCTTAAGAAACATGAGAT AACTACAGGTTTGGTAGAGACATTTAATGGTAATTTTATTAGGAAGTTACGAAATTGTGTAGATTTGGTTCGTTTGATTAGAGATCAGCTAGAAAAAGCAAGACAAGGATATTTAA ATGGGGATTTTGTTATGTTTAATGATAAGTCAGTAAGTAGGGATAAATTAGATCCAAAATATACTCGTAAAGGGGAAATTCTGGAGAAAATGTTCGAGACAGCTAGACTGAAATTAAATGATGGAGGAGTAGTTGTTTCAAATAAAGATCGTTag
- a CDS encoding homeobox domain-containing protein 9, producing MDIKYSKNEDEKYVEALFGLLRMRKDKKVYPKKLNFTRIQLFVLKKIFRLTVYPSKDLKNDIASILNLSTCSIDDWFVNERKLCLRPSTTNKLYAVVTPRKLLQIYNDALYIYLQ from the coding sequence atggatataaaatattcaaaaaacgaagatgaaaaatatgtaGAAGCTTTGTTTGGTCTGTTGAGGATGCGTAAggataaaaaagtttatcCTAAAAAACTGAATTTTACACGAATCCaactttttgttttgaaaaaaatttttaggtTGACGGTTTATCCTTCTAaggatttaaaaaatgacatCGCATCGATACTAAATTTAAGCACTTGTTCGATTGATGACTGGTTTGTAAATGAGCGAAAATTATGTTTACGACCATCTACAAcgaataaattatatgcaGTAGTTACGCCCAGGAAACTACTTCAAATATACAATGATGCattgtatatttatttgcaATAG